One genomic region from Halococcus qingdaonensis encodes:
- a CDS encoding DUF2267 domain-containing protein, which translates to MDDEQFFSDVESRADLDSREQVVAVAESVFGVLGERLDTTDALADELTENLAAALDGAGQEAAGFTPEEFVDWVREAEREKTTDVDVDQARLHTQAVLESLAQSVDGTTWNDVRSQLPDEYERLYRAG; encoded by the coding sequence ATGGACGACGAGCAGTTCTTCAGCGATGTCGAATCGCGTGCCGACCTCGACTCGCGCGAGCAGGTGGTCGCGGTAGCCGAATCGGTGTTTGGCGTGCTCGGCGAACGGCTCGACACGACTGACGCGCTCGCCGACGAGCTCACGGAGAACCTCGCAGCAGCACTCGACGGTGCTGGCCAGGAGGCTGCCGGATTCACACCCGAGGAGTTCGTCGACTGGGTGCGCGAGGCCGAACGCGAGAAAACGACCGACGTCGACGTCGATCAGGCCCGACTCCACACTCAGGCCGTTCTTGAGAGCCTCGCGCAGTCGGTCGACGGCACGACCTGGAACGACGTTCGGAGTCAGCTCCCCGACGAGTACGAGCGCCTCTATCGGGCGGGCTAG
- a CDS encoding amidohydrolase family protein, translating into MADIDLLDEPRAIDTHAHQPTSEFLHDAGGEMMRDAAGKFGTELETWGYEEMREEYHAAGIRHAVLLGWDAETNTGNPPVENDYVAEVRDDYPDFFTGFASVDPLKDDCVAEAERAIEELDLSGFKFQQIAQGFDPSAPKHDELWKTIEELGVPVVFHGGNSTLGAGAPGGRGLRVRHGNPLLVDDVAARFPEMQILLAHPAFPWEKEQLAICQQKGNVYMDLSGWLPKYIDDQVLQYAGSLLRDKVMFGTDYPMIRPEAWLESFAEHTDFSAETQRKLLWENAEDFLGL; encoded by the coding sequence ATGGCCGACATCGACCTGCTCGACGAGCCACGCGCCATCGACACCCACGCCCACCAGCCGACCAGCGAGTTCCTCCACGACGCCGGCGGCGAGATGATGCGCGACGCGGCCGGCAAGTTCGGCACCGAACTCGAAACGTGGGGTTACGAGGAGATGCGGGAGGAGTATCACGCGGCCGGCATCCGCCACGCCGTTCTCCTGGGATGGGATGCCGAAACGAACACTGGTAACCCGCCGGTGGAAAACGACTACGTCGCCGAAGTGCGCGACGACTACCCCGACTTCTTCACCGGGTTCGCGAGCGTCGATCCGCTCAAGGACGACTGTGTCGCGGAAGCCGAACGCGCGATCGAGGAGCTCGACCTCTCGGGGTTCAAGTTTCAGCAGATCGCTCAGGGGTTCGATCCGAGCGCGCCGAAGCACGACGAACTCTGGAAGACGATCGAGGAGCTCGGCGTTCCGGTCGTCTTCCACGGCGGCAACTCGACGCTCGGGGCCGGTGCGCCGGGCGGGCGCGGGCTCCGGGTCCGCCACGGCAACCCGCTGCTCGTCGACGACGTGGCGGCGCGCTTTCCGGAGATGCAGATCCTGCTCGCCCATCCGGCCTTCCCCTGGGAGAAAGAACAGCTCGCCATCTGCCAGCAGAAGGGCAACGTCTACATGGATCTCTCGGGCTGGCTCCCCAAGTACATCGACGACCAGGTGCTCCAGTACGCCGGCTCGCTGCTCCGCGACAAGGTGATGTTCGGCACCGACTACCCGATGATCCGCCCCGAGGCGTGGCTCGAATCGTTCGCCGAGCACACCGATTTCTCCGCGGAAACCCAGCGCAAGCTCCTCTGGGAGAACGCCGAGGACTTTCTCGGACTCTGA
- a CDS encoding helix-turn-helix domain-containing protein: protein MATVVKGRVPAGEFALYETLTADPDIECEIERIVETGDDVVMPLVWLRGSDAERYEAALADDPSVGDPTLLSDLDTESLYRMEWIADIQLVLQMLTGVEATILDAYGADGWWYLRVLYPTRESLSETYDFCDENGLTFEVETIREMDGNPVGRHGLTEKQYEALRLATEQGYFSVPRETDVSTLADELGISHQALSERLRRAQRVLAEDTILMGTRSDE from the coding sequence ATGGCGACAGTCGTCAAGGGACGCGTACCGGCCGGCGAGTTCGCCCTCTACGAGACACTCACGGCAGACCCTGATATCGAGTGCGAGATCGAGCGCATCGTCGAGACCGGCGACGACGTCGTCATGCCGCTGGTCTGGCTCCGCGGGAGCGACGCCGAGCGCTACGAGGCGGCGCTCGCCGACGATCCGAGCGTCGGCGATCCGACGCTGCTGAGCGATCTCGACACCGAATCACTCTATCGGATGGAGTGGATCGCCGACATCCAGCTCGTCCTTCAGATGCTCACCGGCGTGGAGGCGACGATCCTCGACGCCTACGGGGCCGACGGCTGGTGGTATCTCCGCGTTCTCTACCCGACCCGCGAATCGCTCTCCGAGACCTACGATTTCTGTGACGAGAACGGCCTCACCTTCGAGGTCGAGACGATCCGCGAAATGGACGGCAACCCGGTCGGCCGGCACGGCCTCACCGAAAAGCAGTACGAGGCGCTCCGGCTGGCGACCGAGCAGGGCTACTTCTCAGTGCCGCGCGAGACCGACGTCTCGACGCTCGCCGACGAGCTCGGTATCTCCCATCAGGCGCTCTCGGAGCGACTGCGACGCGCTCAGCGGGTGCTGGCCGAGGACACGATCCTGATGGGCACGCGCTCGGACGAGTGA